One Lepus europaeus isolate LE1 unplaced genomic scaffold, mLepTim1.pri SCAFFOLD_29, whole genome shotgun sequence DNA segment encodes these proteins:
- the LOC133754841 gene encoding nucleoporin p58/p45-like: MFLGDAVDVFEAKRAEAKKWQNAPRVTTGPTPFGTMPNAAAVIMAATLTQQQQPATGFGTSSGFGCSTTGASTFGFGTTNKPSGSLSAGFGSSSTSGFTFSNPGITASAGLTFGASNPASAGFGTGGQLLQLKKPPAGNKRGKR; this comes from the exons ATGTTCTTGGGAGATGCAGTAGATGTGTTTGAAGCCAAGCGAGCAGAAGCCAAGAAGTGGCAGAATGCACCCAGAGTTACTACTGGACCCACCCCTTTCGGCACCATGCCAAATGCAGCAGCTGTTATCATGGCTGCAACACTTACACAGCAGCAACAGCCTGCTACAG GATTTGGAACTAGCTCCGGTTTTGGATGCAGCACCACAGGGGCCTCAACATTTGGATTTGGAACAACAAATAAGCCCTCAGGAAGTCTTAGTGCAG GCTTTGGCAGCTCAAGTACATCTGGGTTTACCTTCAGCAATCCTGGCATCACGGCATCAGCTGGTTTGACATTTGGGGCGTCCAATCCTGCCTCTGCAGGTTTTGGAACAGGAGGACAACTCCTTCAGTTGAAGAAACCTCCAGCTggaaacaaaagaggaaaaagataa